In Paractinoplanes brasiliensis, the following proteins share a genomic window:
- a CDS encoding acyl-CoA dehydrogenase family protein, with protein sequence MNDPYGTDERDALRKTIAEFVRREITPNIDEWERAGEWWSAPKASSRRAVRAGTHHHGGARLLGGAALPRPDPLVRP encoded by the coding sequence ATGAACGACCCGTACGGGACGGACGAGCGCGACGCGTTGCGCAAGACGATCGCCGAGTTCGTGCGCCGCGAGATCACGCCGAACATCGACGAGTGGGAACGGGCCGGTGAATGGTGGTCAGCGCCGAAAGCCTCCTCGAGGCGGGCGGTTCGTGCCGGAACGCATCATCATGGCGGTGCACGCCTACTCGGTGGCGCAGCGCTGCCTCGACCTGACCCTCTCGTACGTCCGTGA
- a CDS encoding acyl-CoA dehydrogenase family protein — translation MPERIIMAVHAYSVAQRCLDLTLSYVRDRSTFGKPLITRQVVRHKLVQMRQRIELARTYTRLVAARHAAGSFVAGEACLAKNAAVEAGKYVVDEAVQLHGGTGYMRESEVERHYRDMRILGIGGGATEVMTDLAAKLFGYDRLP, via the coding sequence GTGCCGGAACGCATCATCATGGCGGTGCACGCCTACTCGGTGGCGCAGCGCTGCCTCGACCTGACCCTCTCGTACGTCCGTGACCGCTCCACCTTCGGCAAGCCGCTGATCACCCGGCAGGTGGTGCGGCACAAGCTGGTGCAGATGCGGCAGCGCATCGAACTGGCCCGCACCTATACCCGGCTGGTGGCCGCCCGGCACGCCGCGGGTTCGTTCGTCGCCGGCGAGGCCTGCCTGGCCAAGAACGCGGCTGTCGAGGCCGGCAAATACGTGGTCGACGAGGCCGTCCAGCTGCACGGCGGGACGGGCTACATGCGCGAGTCGGAGGTGGAACGCCACTACCGAGACATGCGCATCCTCGGCATAGGCGGCGGCGCCACCGAGGTCATGACCGACTTGGCCGCAAAACTCTTCGGCTACGACCGTCTCCCGTGA
- a CDS encoding TerB family tellurite resistance protein, with translation MNPRNLGLGRLKAVADAAGRKVADGTNAARQLVADAAGDAQGVVKHSAGQVMAKVADVKGGLSRQSEESVDLSALPCAVKLLYCRTLVSLALVDAVLDPREIANLYLFASTIGLDDGARSALRGEITAAQHGAETLDVTEELARELRGLLDEGQRQPVFTMLVRDLVRISRADRHAADVERERIVLVAGLVFAESAGEVVRATERLVAAEEDFASGKLTTSQMETTTKEIVAKVAAFGAPIAAVSLAGSVTGLGGAGITTGLAALGFGGLLGLSAMVTGIGTVVILGVAVHQGTRYLLATNEREREKRREYLIQQVLKHHQQAMAELTDDIAGLAHRMEAGLAQTTRNEERLTVLKAELDAFQQALASLQISQESFERREPISAG, from the coding sequence ATGAACCCGCGAAATCTCGGGCTGGGACGCCTGAAAGCTGTTGCTGACGCGGCCGGGCGAAAGGTTGCCGACGGCACGAACGCAGCCCGGCAGCTGGTCGCGGACGCCGCCGGTGATGCCCAAGGGGTGGTGAAACACTCCGCCGGGCAGGTGATGGCGAAGGTGGCGGACGTCAAGGGCGGCCTGTCCCGCCAGTCCGAAGAATCCGTTGATCTGTCCGCGCTTCCCTGCGCAGTGAAGTTGCTCTATTGCCGCACGTTGGTAAGTCTGGCGCTGGTCGACGCCGTGCTCGATCCTCGCGAGATCGCCAATCTGTACCTGTTCGCATCGACGATCGGTCTCGATGACGGAGCGCGATCGGCATTGCGCGGCGAAATCACGGCGGCACAGCACGGCGCGGAGACACTGGACGTCACCGAGGAACTGGCCCGAGAACTGCGCGGCCTTCTCGATGAGGGTCAACGCCAACCGGTGTTCACCATGCTGGTACGCGACCTCGTGCGGATCTCGCGTGCCGACCGGCATGCCGCCGACGTCGAGCGTGAGCGGATCGTGCTGGTCGCCGGGCTCGTGTTCGCCGAGTCCGCCGGCGAGGTGGTGCGGGCGACCGAGCGGCTGGTGGCCGCCGAGGAGGACTTCGCGTCCGGCAAGCTCACAACCAGCCAGATGGAGACCACCACCAAGGAGATCGTGGCCAAGGTGGCCGCGTTCGGCGCCCCGATCGCCGCCGTCAGTCTCGCCGGCAGCGTTACCGGGCTCGGCGGGGCGGGCATCACCACGGGTCTGGCGGCGCTCGGATTCGGGGGCCTGCTGGGCCTGAGCGCGATGGTCACCGGCATCGGCACGGTGGTGATTCTCGGGGTCGCGGTGCATCAGGGCACGCGCTACCTGCTGGCCACCAACGAGCGGGAACGCGAGAAGCGCCGCGAGTACCTGATCCAGCAGGTCCTCAAGCATCACCAGCAGGCAATGGCTGAGCTGACCGACGACATCGCGGGCCTCGCCCACCGGATGGAGGCCGGTCTTGCCCAGACCACGAGGAACGAGGAACGGCTCACCGTGCTCAAGGCCGAGCTGGACGCGTTCCAGCAGGCCTTGGCGAGTCTGCAGATCAGTCAGGAGTCCTTCGAACGGCGGGAACCGATCAGTGCCGGGTGA
- a CDS encoding glycoside hydrolase family 65 protein → MKSPAVYPVEPWQVREPALDLERLAQAESVFAVANGHIGLRANLDEGEPHVIAGTYLNSFYEQRPLPYPEGGYGYPEQGQTLVNVTDGKLVRLMVDDEPFHVAHGRLIAHERVLDLRDGVLRRTVDWESPAGRRVRIRTSRLVSFTQRAVAAVDYEVEAVGGPLRITVQSGLVANEEQPHESSDPRVAAALDRPLVAVAQDTEQHGAVLLHRTRASKLLMGAGTDHVVEAPGDYDEETDVREDWARTTVVTVLRPGERLRVTKFLGYAWSSSRSPEALRDQVAGALTGARYAGWDGLAAEQRAYLDDFWDAADVEVEGDPVLQQAVRFGLFHVLQAGARAERRAIGAKGLTGPGYDGHAFWDTEGFVLPLLTYVAPQAAAGALRWRHSILDQARLRARTLGLAGAAFPWRTIHGEECSAYWPAGTAALHLNAVIARAVDRYRQLTGDESLDEECGLEILVETARLWVSYGHHDAAGVWHVDGVTGPDEYSGVTDDNLFTNVMAARNLRAAVEACARRPEAAARLGVRPAETDAWQAAADAVHIPYDERLGVHEQSTGFTRYAPWHFAAEHPGEPLMLRAPYFQLYRRQVVKQADLVLAMHWCPEEFTAEQKARNVDYYERITVRDSSLSACTQAVMCAEVGHLELAHDYACEAALVDLRDLHANTGYGLHLASLAGAWSAIVEGFGGLREQGGELALAPRLPEGITGLRFRLRRRGLRLLVEADQQTVRVTLLDDGGARLPLRLYDEPVEVVAGEPVERTVVPLKPLLPAPTQPPGYAPQRVR, encoded by the coding sequence GTGAAGTCACCCGCCGTGTATCCGGTCGAGCCGTGGCAGGTCCGCGAGCCGGCGTTGGACCTCGAGCGCCTGGCTCAGGCCGAGTCGGTGTTCGCGGTGGCCAACGGGCACATCGGGCTGCGCGCCAACCTGGACGAGGGTGAGCCGCACGTCATCGCCGGCACCTACCTGAACTCGTTCTACGAGCAGCGGCCGCTGCCGTACCCGGAGGGCGGTTACGGCTACCCGGAGCAGGGCCAGACCCTGGTCAACGTCACCGACGGCAAGCTCGTCCGGCTCATGGTCGACGACGAGCCGTTCCATGTGGCGCACGGTCGGCTGATCGCCCACGAACGGGTGCTGGACCTGCGCGACGGCGTGCTGCGGCGCACGGTCGACTGGGAGTCCCCGGCCGGGCGGCGGGTGCGGATCCGTACGTCCCGGCTGGTTTCCTTCACGCAGCGGGCCGTGGCCGCCGTCGACTACGAGGTGGAGGCGGTCGGCGGCCCGTTGCGCATCACCGTGCAGTCGGGGCTGGTGGCCAACGAGGAACAGCCGCATGAGTCCTCCGATCCCCGGGTCGCGGCGGCGCTCGACCGGCCGCTCGTCGCGGTCGCGCAGGACACCGAGCAGCACGGCGCGGTGTTGCTGCACCGCACCCGGGCCAGCAAGCTGCTGATGGGCGCGGGCACGGACCACGTCGTCGAGGCGCCCGGCGACTACGACGAGGAGACCGACGTCCGCGAGGACTGGGCCCGCACCACCGTCGTCACGGTCCTGCGGCCGGGCGAGCGGTTACGCGTCACCAAGTTCCTCGGGTACGCGTGGAGTTCGAGCCGCTCCCCGGAGGCGCTGCGCGACCAGGTGGCCGGGGCGCTGACCGGGGCCCGGTACGCCGGCTGGGACGGCCTGGCCGCCGAGCAGCGCGCCTACCTCGACGACTTCTGGGACGCGGCCGACGTCGAGGTCGAGGGCGACCCGGTGCTGCAGCAGGCCGTACGGTTCGGCCTGTTCCACGTGTTGCAGGCGGGTGCGCGGGCCGAGCGGCGCGCGATCGGGGCCAAGGGGCTGACCGGCCCGGGGTACGACGGGCACGCGTTCTGGGACACCGAGGGTTTCGTGCTGCCGCTGCTGACCTACGTCGCGCCGCAGGCCGCGGCCGGTGCGCTTCGCTGGCGGCACAGCATCCTCGACCAGGCCCGCCTGCGAGCCCGTACGCTGGGACTGGCCGGCGCCGCATTCCCGTGGCGCACCATCCACGGCGAGGAATGCTCGGCGTACTGGCCCGCAGGCACCGCCGCCCTGCACCTCAACGCGGTCATCGCCCGCGCCGTCGACCGGTACCGTCAGCTCACCGGTGACGAGTCGCTCGACGAGGAGTGCGGCCTCGAGATCCTGGTCGAGACGGCCCGCCTGTGGGTGTCGTACGGCCATCACGATGCCGCCGGCGTCTGGCACGTCGACGGGGTCACCGGGCCGGACGAGTACAGCGGGGTGACCGACGACAACCTGTTCACCAACGTGATGGCGGCCCGCAACCTGCGCGCGGCGGTCGAGGCGTGCGCCCGCCGGCCCGAGGCTGCCGCCCGGCTCGGGGTCCGTCCCGCCGAGACAGACGCGTGGCAGGCGGCGGCCGACGCGGTGCACATCCCGTACGACGAACGACTCGGCGTGCACGAGCAGTCGACCGGTTTCACCCGGTACGCGCCGTGGCACTTCGCCGCTGAACACCCGGGCGAGCCGCTGATGCTGCGAGCGCCGTACTTCCAGCTGTACCGGCGGCAGGTGGTCAAGCAGGCCGACCTGGTGCTGGCGATGCACTGGTGCCCCGAGGAGTTCACCGCCGAGCAGAAGGCCCGCAACGTCGACTACTACGAGCGGATCACCGTACGGGATTCCTCCCTGTCGGCCTGCACTCAAGCGGTGATGTGCGCGGAGGTGGGCCACCTGGAACTCGCGCACGACTACGCCTGCGAGGCGGCCCTGGTCGACCTGCGCGACCTGCACGCCAACACCGGGTACGGGCTGCACCTGGCCTCGCTGGCCGGGGCCTGGTCGGCGATCGTCGAGGGGTTCGGCGGGTTGCGCGAGCAGGGTGGCGAGCTCGCGCTGGCGCCCCGGCTGCCCGAGGGAATCACCGGGCTGCGGTTCCGGCTCCGCCGCCGGGGTCTGCGGCTGCTGGTGGAGGCGGACCAGCAGACCGTACGGGTGACGTTGCTCGACGACGGCGGGGCGCGGCTGCCGCTGCGCCTCTACGACGAGCCGGTCGAGGTGGTGGCCGGCGAGCCCGTGGAACGTACGGTCGTGCCGTTGAAGCCCCTGCTGCCCGCCCCCACGCAACCGCCCGGCTACGCGCCGCAACGGGTGCGGTAG
- the coaD gene encoding pantetheine-phosphate adenylyltransferase, which produces MADPTHAVYPGTFDPFTVGHADVVDRVRHLFDRVTVLVAVNGDKQPAALEQRLAALRGQLPAEWGNVSVAAWAGLTAVFCHEHGAGVIVRGVRNPADLRYECQLAAMNQDMGMTTLLLPARPALATVSSTAMRALRT; this is translated from the coding sequence ATGGCCGACCCGACGCACGCGGTGTATCCGGGAACGTTCGACCCGTTCACCGTCGGGCACGCCGATGTGGTGGACCGGGTCCGGCACTTGTTCGACCGGGTCACCGTGCTGGTGGCAGTGAACGGGGACAAACAACCGGCGGCGCTGGAGCAGCGGCTGGCGGCCCTGCGCGGTCAGCTCCCGGCGGAGTGGGGCAATGTGAGCGTGGCGGCATGGGCGGGGCTGACCGCCGTCTTCTGCCACGAGCACGGGGCCGGCGTCATCGTCCGTGGCGTTCGCAACCCCGCCGATCTGCGGTACGAGTGTCAGCTGGCCGCGATGAACCAGGACATGGGCATGACGACGTTGCTGCTGCCGGCCCGCCCCGCACTGGCGACGGTCTCCTCCACCGCGATGCGCGCCCTGCGCACCTGA
- a CDS encoding serine/threonine-protein kinase has product MLQIGHRLGDRYRLVDRIGAGGMGEVWRGVDEVLGRPVAVKAMLPAVAGDPDFARRFLAEATAMARVNHPAVASIHDYGRSHDVAYLVMEFVEGESLAQALARSGRLGPATTMRVIAQAADGLQAIHEQGIVHRDIKPANLLIRRDGAILITDFGIARHDDASRLTASGAILGTPSYLSPEQVLGQPATARSDVYSLGLTAYECLAGQRPFEGDNPYAVALQRLQSAPRTIGIHLPAPILRVVERALATDPAHRWPTAAALAHAARSAVSPSSPYAATGPAPAPAFPRDAAPRTGSLAPPGPAPWPTPGSTTPSGGGGPASWATPDSPAPSSGGVGSGPAWATPGSPAPSSGGVGSDRAWATPGSPAPPGGGPGSWATPGPAAADSGPAFDPWAATFPVPAPSAGANPAHAPGPARSPDDPAAGRVRRSGRGRRLLVAVAALVVIGGAAGWGVSKFGGGPGTGAAKADTPTGAAPAGGAGRLGTPTGSVPLRECGNGLCPTEPLCWGGMTAINGQAHPPSRIDCAQEHSWETFVAIPMPAGAVAARQDSLMSRADIAKACSAAVMAAQSRDAAAIRSWRRDAWPITLPGSDGPLLHCLAAPALGDTTGAAFKTS; this is encoded by the coding sequence ATGCTGCAGATCGGCCACAGGCTCGGCGACCGCTATCGGCTGGTGGACAGGATCGGCGCAGGCGGCATGGGCGAGGTGTGGCGGGGCGTCGACGAGGTGCTGGGGCGGCCGGTCGCGGTGAAGGCGATGCTGCCCGCGGTGGCCGGCGACCCCGACTTCGCCCGGCGGTTCCTGGCCGAGGCGACCGCGATGGCCCGGGTCAACCATCCGGCGGTGGCGTCCATCCACGACTACGGCCGCAGCCACGACGTCGCATACCTGGTGATGGAGTTCGTCGAGGGCGAGTCGCTGGCGCAGGCCCTGGCCCGATCGGGGCGGCTCGGCCCCGCGACGACGATGCGGGTCATCGCGCAGGCCGCCGACGGGCTGCAGGCCATCCACGAGCAGGGCATCGTGCACCGCGACATCAAACCGGCCAACCTGCTGATCCGCCGCGACGGGGCCATCCTCATCACCGACTTCGGCATCGCCCGGCACGACGACGCGAGCCGGCTGACCGCCTCGGGCGCGATCCTGGGCACGCCCAGCTACCTGTCGCCCGAGCAGGTGCTGGGTCAACCGGCCACGGCCCGCAGCGACGTGTACTCGCTCGGGCTGACCGCCTACGAATGTCTGGCCGGGCAGCGTCCGTTCGAGGGCGACAACCCGTACGCGGTGGCCCTGCAACGCCTCCAGTCGGCGCCGCGCACCATCGGCATCCACCTGCCCGCTCCGATCCTGCGTGTTGTCGAGCGGGCTCTGGCCACCGACCCGGCCCACCGCTGGCCGACCGCTGCCGCTCTGGCCCACGCCGCTCGTTCCGCCGTCTCGCCTTCTTCCCCGTACGCCGCCACAGGCCCCGCACCCGCACCAGCCTTTCCTCGTGATGCGGCTCCCCGGACGGGTTCCCTTGCTCCGCCCGGTCCCGCGCCGTGGCCCACCCCCGGTTCCACCACTCCGTCCGGCGGCGGTGGTCCCGCGTCCTGGGCCACCCCGGACTCCCCTGCCCCGTCCAGTGGCGGTGTCGGCAGCGGTCCCGCCTGGGCCACCCCGGGCTCCCCTGCCCCGTCCAGTGGCGGTGTCGGCAGCGATCGCGCCTGGGCCACCCCGGGCTCCCCTGCCCCGCCCGGCGGTGGTCCTGGGTCCTGGGCGACCCCAGGTCCTGCTGCTGCCGACAGCGGTCCCGCGTTTGACCCTTGGGCCGCCACTTTTCCCGTGCCCGCCCCCTCTGCTGGTGCCAATCCCGCTCATGCCCCGGGCCCCGCGCGTTCCCCCGACGATCCCGCGGCCGGGCGTGTGCGCCGGTCGGGCCGGGGACGTCGGCTGCTCGTGGCCGTGGCCGCCCTCGTCGTGATCGGCGGCGCGGCCGGCTGGGGCGTCAGCAAATTCGGCGGCGGCCCCGGCACCGGCGCGGCCAAGGCCGATACCCCCACCGGCGCAGCCCCGGCCGGGGGCGCGGGTCGCCTGGGCACGCCCACCGGATCCGTCCCTCTTCGCGAGTGCGGAAACGGGCTCTGCCCCACCGAGCCGCTCTGCTGGGGCGGCATGACGGCGATCAACGGCCAGGCCCACCCACCGTCCCGCATCGACTGCGCCCAGGAACACAGCTGGGAGACGTTCGTGGCCATCCCCATGCCGGCCGGTGCCGTCGCCGCACGCCAGGACTCCCTGATGAGCCGCGCCGACATCGCCAAGGCCTGTTCCGCCGCCGTCATGGCCGCACAGTCCCGGGACGCCGCCGCGATCCGCTCCTGGCGACGCGACGCTTGGCCGATCACCCTCCCCGGCAGCGACGGCCCCCTGCTGCACTGCCTCGCCGCCCCCGCCCTGGGCGACACCACCGGCGCGGCGTTCAAAACAAGCTGA
- a CDS encoding response regulator, translated as MITILLADDQALLRSTFRMLIDSADDMTVVAEAADGEEAARLALLHRPDLVLMDIRMPVLDGVEATRRICSAPGPTGTRVLILTTFETDEHVARALEAGAGGFLGKDVTPEGLLAAIRTVVGGEALLSPSATRALIDRFLSGPGHIGKLPAGPLAALTDREREITALAAHGLSNQEIAERLVVSPLTVRTHIHRAMTKARARDRAQLVVLAYQQGLVRVPRD; from the coding sequence ATGATCACGATTCTTCTCGCCGACGACCAGGCGCTGCTGCGCTCGACGTTCCGCATGCTGATCGACTCCGCCGACGACATGACGGTCGTGGCCGAGGCCGCGGACGGCGAGGAAGCGGCCCGGCTGGCCCTGCTGCACCGGCCCGACCTGGTGCTGATGGACATCCGGATGCCGGTCCTCGACGGGGTCGAGGCGACCAGGCGCATCTGCTCGGCGCCCGGCCCGACCGGCACGCGGGTGCTGATCCTGACCACGTTCGAGACCGACGAGCACGTGGCCCGTGCCCTCGAGGCCGGGGCCGGCGGCTTCCTCGGCAAGGACGTCACCCCCGAGGGGCTGCTGGCGGCGATCCGGACCGTGGTCGGCGGGGAGGCGTTGCTGTCGCCGTCGGCAACCCGCGCGCTGATCGACCGGTTCCTGTCCGGCCCCGGCCACATCGGCAAGCTGCCCGCGGGGCCGCTGGCCGCGCTGACCGACCGGGAACGGGAGATCACCGCCCTGGCCGCCCACGGACTGTCGAACCAGGAGATCGCCGAGCGGCTGGTGGTGAGCCCCTTGACCGTCCGTACGCACATCCACCGCGCGATGACCAAGGCGCGGGCCCGCGACCGCGCCCAGCTGGTGGTCTTGGCCTACCAGCAGGGCCTGGTCCGGGTTCCGCGCGACTAG